From a single Epinephelus fuscoguttatus linkage group LG18, E.fuscoguttatus.final_Chr_v1 genomic region:
- the dolk gene encoding dolichol kinase, giving the protein MQINPVYVESSVVLAVVLCVHMVVWNQHSWCSIALFIQAFYVQHKWDRLLRSGGAVFQFRPAANSGIVPASMVMPLLGLALKEKCSASGNVYFERFSMVVTITGMMLALFLSLIALGITRPVPTNTCVIAGMAGSAILYTTKQTLTVSEVIEVLEVLLIFVYLCLIVLYLLPRCFTPGEALLIVGGISFIVNQLIKRSLNLAEVKGDPVNYFLPVVVVGSLLLGVFFALLFCFMESETWVSSLFFHMMTAVLGLGILMPWLSLFIGRHPIMWLLDFVTLNDRRLCLLGYWVFLAVVATCVVLHQNYQRQSGSKKHQASTVVRKYFHLIVVATYVPGLIYDRQLLHVASVGCLAVFLFLEYVRYFRIRPLGQLLRQLLTLFLDERDSGPLILTHVYLLLGMSLPVWLFPGPCAPKGVLPGAGGLVPYAGVLAVGVGDTVASVFGSTMGEIRWPGTKKTMEGTATSVFAQIIAVAMFLIFDGSINLNSTYSWIVGSITLVAMLEAYTSQIDNLLLPLYLFILLLL; this is encoded by the coding sequence ATGCAGATCAACCCAGTGTACGTGGAGTCCTCTGTAGTTCTGGCTGTGGTGCTGTGCGTCCACATGGTGGTCTGGAACCAGCACTCCTGGTGCAGCATAGCCCTCTTCATCCAGGCTTTCTACGTACAGCACAAATGGGACCGTCTGCTCAGGTCAGGGGGCGCTGTGTTCCAGTTCCGTCCTGCGGCGAACAGCGGCATCGTCCCGGCCTCCATGGTGATGCCTTTGCTGGGCCTGGCGCTGAAAGAAAAGTGCTCAGCCTCAGGGAATGTCTACTTTGAGCGCTTCTCCATGGTGGTCACCATCACAGGCATGATGCTggctctgtttctctctctgattGCGCTGGGCATCACTAGACCTGTGCCCACCAACACTTGTGTCATCGCAGGCATGGCCGGCAGTGCAATTCTCTACACGACAAAACAGACGCTGACGGTGTCTGAGGTCATCGAGGTCCTAGAGGTGCTGCTGATCTTTGTCTATCTCTGCCTGATTGTGCTTTACCTGCTGCCACGCTGCTTCACACCGGGAGAGGCACTCCTCATTGTCGGAGGAATCAGTTTCATCGTCAACCAGCTCATCAAGCGCTCACTGAACCTGGCAGAGGTCAAAGGTGATCCAGTGAACTACTTCCTACCGGTGGTAGTGGTGGGCTCACTGTTGCTCGGTGTTTTCTTTGCCCTGCTCTTCTGCTTCATGGAGTCTGAGACCTGGGTGTCATCACTTTTCTTTCACATGATGACAGCCGTTCTGGGTCTGGGTATCCTCATGCCATGGCTCTCCCTGTTCATCGGCCGGCACCCCATCATGTGGCTGTTAGACTTCGTTACGTTAAACGACAGAAGACTTTGTCTTTTGGGGTACTGGGTGTTTTTAGCTGTTGTGGCCACTTGTGTTGTGCTACACCAGAACTACCAGCGCCAGTCAGGCTCCAAGAAGCACCAGGCCTCGACTGTTGTCAGGAAGTACTTCCATCTGATTGTAGTGGCCACATATGTTCCAGGACTGATATACGACAGGCAGCTGCTTCACGTGGCGTCTGTGGGTTGCTTGGCGGTTTTCTTGTTCCTGGAGTACGTGCGTTACTTCCGGATCAGGCCGTTGGGTCAGCTGCTCAGGCAGCTGCTCACCTTGTTCCTGGATGAGAGGGACTCTGGGCCTCTTATCCTGACCCACGTTTACCTGTTGCTAGGCATGTCCCTGCCCGTATGGCTGTTCCCCGGGCCCTGTGCCCCTAAGGGGGTACTTCCCGGTGCAGGGGGTCTTGTGCCTTACGCAGGTGTGCTGGCCGTGGGGGTTGGAGACACCGTGGCATCCGTGTTCGGCAGCACCATGGGGGAGATCCGTTGGCCTGGCACTAAGAAAACCATGGAGGGGACTGCAACCTCTGTGTTCGCCCAGATCATCGCTGTGGCCATGTTTCTCATCTTTGATGGGAGCATCAATCTGAACTCCACCTACTCGTGGATTGTTGGCTCTATCACTCTGGTGGCCATGCTGGAAGCATACACCTCTCAAATAGACAACCTCCTACTCCCTCTCTACCTCTTCATCCTGCTGTTGCTTTGA